From Polaribacter butkevichii, a single genomic window includes:
- the nhaA gene encoding Na+/H+ antiporter NhaA — translation MIKKVFVTPFQKFIKIEGFSGILLLLSTVIALIWANSSFGDSYTSLLEYKIGVTGENFELKKPLILWINDGLMAIFFFLIGLEIKREVLIGELNSIKKIAFPLFGAIGGVIAPVALFMLLNQNPDTFKGWGIPMATDIAFSLAVLNSLGKRVPLSLKIFLIAFAIVDDIEAVLVIAIFYSGAIKTTLLFIGLGLLAGLYLLSYKGYYSKFIMFFTGIIVWVLFLKSGVHPTVAGILLAFSVPIRQKIETATFLSQLENIYNDIKNATVLKKPILSNAQIEHMDELEDWSHKFQSPLQHLEHSLHGWVAYFIIPIFALANAGVLIDSSVGIEVPLVINIILCLVLGKGLGIPLVVLLAEKLNLVQIPDDVSVKQIFGVSFIAGIGFTMAIFIASLAFTSSPEYISSAKIGILLGSLISAVIGYFILRASAKVEIINEG, via the coding sequence ATTTGGGCAAATTCTAGCTTTGGCGATAGTTACACTTCTCTTTTAGAGTATAAAATTGGAGTTACCGGAGAAAATTTTGAGCTAAAAAAACCGCTTATATTATGGATTAACGATGGTTTAATGGCTATTTTCTTCTTTTTAATTGGTTTAGAAATTAAAAGAGAAGTGTTAATTGGCGAATTAAATTCAATTAAAAAAATAGCATTTCCATTATTTGGTGCCATTGGAGGTGTAATTGCGCCTGTTGCCCTATTTATGCTTTTAAATCAGAACCCAGACACCTTTAAAGGTTGGGGAATACCCATGGCCACAGATATTGCTTTTTCTTTAGCTGTATTAAACTCTCTAGGAAAAAGAGTCCCTTTAAGTTTAAAAATATTTTTAATAGCCTTTGCCATTGTAGATGATATTGAAGCTGTTTTGGTGATTGCCATTTTTTATAGTGGTGCCATTAAAACCACCTTATTATTTATAGGTTTGGGCTTACTAGCTGGTTTATACTTGTTGTCTTACAAAGGATATTACTCTAAATTTATTATGTTTTTTACCGGAATAATCGTTTGGGTATTGTTCTTAAAATCTGGAGTACACCCAACTGTAGCAGGTATTTTATTAGCTTTTTCTGTACCGATAAGACAAAAAATAGAAACTGCCACATTTTTATCTCAATTAGAAAATATTTACAATGATATTAAAAATGCAACGGTATTAAAAAAACCTATTTTATCTAATGCTCAAATAGAACATATGGATGAATTAGAAGATTGGAGCCACAAGTTTCAGTCTCCATTACAGCATTTAGAACATAGTTTACATGGTTGGGTTGCCTATTTTATCATTCCTATTTTTGCATTGGCAAATGCGGGTGTTTTAATAGATAGTTCTGTAGGTATAGAAGTGCCGTTGGTTATAAATATTATACTTTGTTTGGTTTTAGGTAAAGGATTAGGAATTCCGTTAGTTGTTTTACTTGCAGAGAAATTAAACCTAGTACAGATTCCTGATGATGTTAGTGTGAAACAAATTTTTGGCGTTTCGTTTATTGCAGGTATTGGTTTTACAATGGCTATTTTTATTGCTAGTTTGGCCTTTACCTCATCTCCAGAATACATTAGTTCTGCAAAAATAGGAATTCTTTTAGGTTCGCTTATTTCTGCCGTAATTGGGTACTTTATTTTAAGAGCAAGTGCTAAGGTTGAAATTATTAATGAGGGATAG